A window of Piliocolobus tephrosceles isolate RC106 chromosome 13, ASM277652v3, whole genome shotgun sequence contains these coding sequences:
- the STARD10 gene encoding START domain-containing protein 10, with the protein MEKPAASTEPQGPRPVLGRESVQVPDDQDFQSFRSECEAEVGWNLTYSKAGVSVWVQAVEMDRTLHKIKCRMECRDVPAETLYDVLHDIEYRKKWDSNVIETFDIARLTVNADVGYYSWRCPKPLKNRDVITLRSWLPMGADYIIMNYSVKHPKYPPRKDLVRAVSIQTGYLIQSTGPKSCVITYLAQVDPKGSLPKWVVNKSSQFLAPKAMKKMYKACLKYPEWKQKHLPHFKPWLHPEQSPLPSLALSELSVQHADSLENIDESAVAESREERMGGAGGEGSDDDTSLT; encoded by the exons ATGGAGAAGCCGGCGGCCTCCACAGAGCCCCAAGGGCCTCGGCCGGTCCTGGGCCGTGAGAGTGTCCAGGTGCCCGATGACCAAGACTTTCAGAGCTTCCGGTCAGagtgtgaggccgaggtgggctggaACCTGACCTACAGCAAGGCTGGGGTGTCTGTCTGGGTGCAGGCTGTGGAGATGGATCGGACGCTGCACAAGATCAAG TGCCGGATGGAGTGCCGTGATGTGCCAGCCGAGACACTCTACGACGTCCTACACGACATTGAGTACCGCAAGAAATGGGACAGCAACGTCATTGAGACTTTTGACATCGCCCGCTTGACAGTCAACGCTGATGTGGGCTATTACTCCT GGAGGTGTCCTAAGCCCCTGAAGAACCGTGATGTCATCACCCTCCGCTCCTGGCTCCCCATGGGCGCTGATTACATCATTATGAACTACTCAGTCAAACATCCC AAATACCCACCTCGGAAAGACTTGGTCCGAGCTGTGTCCATCCAGACGGGCTACCTCATCCAGAGCACGGGGCCTAAGAGCTGCGTCATCACTTACCTGGCCCAGGTGGACCCCAAAG GCTCCTTACCCAAGTGGGTGGTGAATAAATCTTCTCAGTTCCTGGCTCCCAAG GCCATGAAGAAGATGTACAAGGCGTGCCTCAAGTACCCCGAGTGGAAGCAGAAGCACCTGCCTCACTTCAAGCCGTGGCTGCACCCGGAGCAGAGCCCGCTGCCGAGCCTGGCGCTGTCGGAGCTGTCGGTGCAGCATGCGGACTCACTGGAGAACATCGACGAGAGCGCGGTGGCCGAGAGCCGAGAGGAGCGGATGGGCGGCGCGGGCGGCGAGGGCAGCGACGACGACACCTCGCTCACCTGA